The following coding sequences lie in one Musa acuminata AAA Group cultivar baxijiao chromosome BXJ1-8, Cavendish_Baxijiao_AAA, whole genome shotgun sequence genomic window:
- the LOC103995838 gene encoding uncharacterized protein LOC103995838, translating into MRSHSCFKHTVNRSVEVEKPNHKEETHLSGAYIRSLVKQLSSSRSRASTDPSSAKEEVVGGVFQDLDSHGEHLHGAQQQQQLPRSRPPKKQVRRRLHTTRPYQERLFNMAEARREIVAALRLHRAAIKQANEHQQQQQNSAPVSNFNLSAPPSKETSNELMGSVRNATNHLPNYNFTNYLHGTPFSPITFPSSFSWACPSMTPLSISDNLNFPLPDQPLGLNLNLQSFKDIDISLRHNHRNQQPIESSQASSSSCSYSPPSAMLGIELPAVSNNSKQASQVRLDPASMPLHLAMDDEEMAEIHSIGEQHDMEWNDKVNLATTAWWSKFLKSMEGGLEEREGGVGADRLHVFDEFLDIPSWINDGVEGNTKETSSSQQDLDDNFQVEDYLQDTSLASLDIGEIGYW; encoded by the coding sequence ATGAGGAGCCACTCCTGCTTCAAGCACACCGTCAACAGAAGCGTGGAGGTGGAGAAGCCAAACCACAAAGAAGAAACGCATCTCTCCGGTGCGTACATTCGTAGTCTTGTCAAGCAACTGAGCTCCTCGAGGTCCAGAGCTTCAACAGATCCATCGTCAGCGAAAGAGGAGGTTGTAGGTGGTGTTTTCCAAGATCTTGACAGCCATGGTGAGCACCTTCATGGagcacagcaacaacaacaattaCCAAGGTCAAGGCCACCAAAGAAACAAGTGAGAAGAAGACTCCACACAACCAGGCCTTACCAAGAAAGATTGTTCAACATGGCAGAAGCTCGAAGAGAGATTGTAGCTGCCCTCAGATTGCACAGAGCTGCCATTAAACAAGCAAATGAACATCAGCAACAACAACAGAACTCGGCACCAGTATCAAATTTCAACCTCTCTGCACCGCCCTCGAAAGAAACATCGAATGAGCTGATGGGTTCTGTGAGGAACGCTACAAATCATCTGCCGAATTACAACTTTACTAACTACTTGCATGGCACTCCTTTCTCGCCCATTActttcccttcttccttctcgtGGGCTTGTCCATCGATGACACCTTTGTCCATCTCTGATAACCTGAATTTTCCTTTGCCTGATCAGCCATTAGGCCTAAACCTCAACCTTCAAAGTTTCAAGGATATCGACATTTCCTTGCGCCACAACCACCGCAATCAACAACCAATTGAATCATCACAAGCTTCATCATCGTCTTGTTCTTATTCTCCTCCTAGTGCCATGTTGGGTATAGAATTACCGGCTGTCTCAAACAATTCCAAACAAGCCTCTCAAGTTCGATTGGACCCTGCATCCATGCCGCTGCACCTGGCGATGGATGATGAAGAGATGGCAGAGATACATTCAATTGGGGAACAACACGACATGGAGTGGAATGATAAAGTGAATTTGGCAACAACAGCATGGTGGAGTAAATTCCTGAAAAGCATGGAAGGTGGCCTAGAGGAGAGAGAGGGTGGAGTCGGTGCAGATAGGCTTCATGTGTTTGATGAGTTCCTAGATATACCATCTTGGATAAATGATGGTGTCGAAGGGAATACAAAGGAGACTTCCTCTTCTCAGCAAGATTTGGATGACAATTTTCAAGTGGAGGATTATTTGCAAGATACATCCTTGGCAAG
- the LOC135588591 gene encoding zinc finger CCCH domain-containing protein 62-like isoform X1: MAALRELKPLEDVAGPRDEEDNNDVDADECSSEEEEEEEGKLDCDLCGTDDSEEDPTFDVLEETRSALSSISLEKSKCRKTRKGDGENGSDCPMVEIPELDAKDRKCFEVVEKLIKDGQMEKLKVDQCKVYLRKYGLRLTGKKDTLIGRIREHLEIKDGGGERKYPISSFVVNCKGDACTGDVVMFEQNVYEMFSIASRSATGPPCGIRLVAGRIVKESYGAAKQQHTFTIEVLWSKGEKTLPLLYPLLIKGRNLYRFKTMRQRWDDEENRRKVLQEKHARGSFARFSRDNRIQEKMLKKDRLDRIQKKSSSKTVGKKGILSQVDPFRAAVVEQHKLQHGQPPQQSLNSVDLNFMQETILKEMPVSGPGPHLWMRFDKPTTTKHQSFAVQLHKIQHLRSLQHNLNSVESNDPKQATSFKENLEEWPGRHLNMRSDKPIMPENQNSFHQGSKQTSGGFQHHQITCGTLHKQNYLPDMHQLHRHHQYRLPQQRACSSHHMQPLVSVNSFHQIPPKRQYPIRDRESCRFYRQGRCYFGVECKYVHDN; the protein is encoded by the exons ATGGCCGCCCTTCGTGAGCTCAAACCATTGGAAGATGTAGCGGGTCCTCGAGATGAAGAAGACAATAATGATGTTGATGCAGATGAATGTtcttcggaggaggaggaggaagaagagggaaagtTGGATTGCGACTTGTGCGGGACGGATGATTCCGAGGAAGATCCTACGTTTGATGTCCTGGAGGAGACGCGATCGGCCCTTTCAAGTATCTCTCTCGAGAAATCCAAGTGTCG GAAAACGAGAAAAGGGGATGGAGAAAATGGGTCGGATTGCCCCATGGTGGAGATTCCGGAGCTCGACGCGAAGGATAGGAAATGTTTCGAGGTTGTCGAGAAGCTTATCAAAG ATGGCCAGATGGAGAAACTTAAAGTCGATCAGTGCAAGGTCTATCTGAGGAAATATGGGCTGAGGTTAACAGGAAAGAAGGACACCCTCATAGGGCGAATCAGAGAGCACCTAGA GATCAAAGACGGTGGTGGAGAAAGAAAGTATCCGATTTCTAGCTTTGTGGTTAATTGCAAAG GTGATGCCTGCACTGGGGATGTGGTGATGTTTGAGCAGAATGTATATGAAAT GTTTAGCATTGCATCAAGAAGTGCCACAGGTCCCCCTTGTGGTATAAGGTTAGTAGCCGGCAGGATTGTGAAGGAAAGCTATGGCGCAGCCAAGCAGCAACACACGTTTACA ATTGAGGTGCTATGGAGCAAAGGAGAAAAAACACTACCTCTTCTCTACCCCCTCCTTATCAAGGGAAGAAACCTCTACCGTTTCAAGACAATGAGGCAG AGGTGGGATGATGAAGAGAATAGGAGAAAAGTTTTGCAGGAGAAACATGCAAGAGGATCCTTTGCACGATTTTCTCGAGATAATAGGATCCAGGAGAAGATGCTGAAAAAAGACAGATTGGACCG GATTCAGAAGAAAAGTAGTAGTAAAACGGTAGGAAAAAAGGGAATTCTCAGCCAAGTTGATCCATTTCGAGCAGCTGTTGTTGAACAACATAAGCTTCAACATGGACAACCACCTCAGCAGAGTCTAAACTCAGTCGACTTGAATTTTATGCAGGAAACAATCCTCAAAGAGATGCCAGTAAGTGGGCCTGGACCTCATCTATGGATGAGGTTTGATAAACCAACTACTACAAAGCATCAATCATTTGCTGTTCAACTGCACAAGATTCAGCATCTACGATCATTGCAGCACAATCTAAATTCGGTCGAATCAAATGATCCGAAACAAGCAACAAGTTTCAAGGAAAATCTAGAAGAATGGCCTGGACGACATCTGAATATGAGGTCTGATAAGCCTATCATGCCTGAGAATCAGAACTCTTTTCACCAAGGTTCGAAGCAAACTTCAGGTGGCTTTCAGCATCATCAGATCACTTGTGGAACATTGCATAAACAGAATTATCTCCCGGACATGCACCAGTTGCACCGTCATCACCAGTATCGACTACCTCAACAGAGAGCATGCTCCTCCCATCACATGCAACCTTTGGTTAGTGTGAATTCTTTCCACCAGATTCCACCGAAGAGGCAATATCCTATAAGAGACAGAGAATCATGTCGCTTCTATCGCCAAGGAAGGTGTTATTTTGGAGTAGAATGCAAATATGTGCATGACAATTAG
- the LOC135588591 gene encoding zinc finger CCCH domain-containing protein 62-like isoform X3 gives MAALRELKPLEDVAGPRDEEDNNDVDADECSSEEEEEEEGKLDCDLCGTDDSEEDPTFDVLEETRSALSSISLEKSKCRKTRKGDGENGSDCPMVEIPELDAKDRKCFEVVEKLIKDGQMEKLKVDQCKVYLRKYGLRLTGKKDTLIGRIREHLEIKDGGGERKYPISSFVVNCKGDACTGDVVMFEQNVYEMFSIASRSATGPPCGIRLVAGRIVKESYGAAKQQHTFTIEVLWSKGEKTLPLLYPLLIKGRNLYRFKTMRQRWDDEENRRKVLQEKHARGSFARFSRDNRIQEKMLKKDRLDRIQKKSSSKTETILKEMPVSGPGPHLWMRFDKPTTTKHQSFAVQLHKIQHLRSLQHNLNSVESNDPKQATSFKENLEEWPGRHLNMRSDKPIMPENQNSFHQGSKQTSGGFQHHQITCGTLHKQNYLPDMHQLHRHHQYRLPQQRACSSHHMQPLVSVNSFHQIPPKRQYPIRDRESCRFYRQGRCYFGVECKYVHDN, from the exons ATGGCCGCCCTTCGTGAGCTCAAACCATTGGAAGATGTAGCGGGTCCTCGAGATGAAGAAGACAATAATGATGTTGATGCAGATGAATGTtcttcggaggaggaggaggaagaagagggaaagtTGGATTGCGACTTGTGCGGGACGGATGATTCCGAGGAAGATCCTACGTTTGATGTCCTGGAGGAGACGCGATCGGCCCTTTCAAGTATCTCTCTCGAGAAATCCAAGTGTCG GAAAACGAGAAAAGGGGATGGAGAAAATGGGTCGGATTGCCCCATGGTGGAGATTCCGGAGCTCGACGCGAAGGATAGGAAATGTTTCGAGGTTGTCGAGAAGCTTATCAAAG ATGGCCAGATGGAGAAACTTAAAGTCGATCAGTGCAAGGTCTATCTGAGGAAATATGGGCTGAGGTTAACAGGAAAGAAGGACACCCTCATAGGGCGAATCAGAGAGCACCTAGA GATCAAAGACGGTGGTGGAGAAAGAAAGTATCCGATTTCTAGCTTTGTGGTTAATTGCAAAG GTGATGCCTGCACTGGGGATGTGGTGATGTTTGAGCAGAATGTATATGAAAT GTTTAGCATTGCATCAAGAAGTGCCACAGGTCCCCCTTGTGGTATAAGGTTAGTAGCCGGCAGGATTGTGAAGGAAAGCTATGGCGCAGCCAAGCAGCAACACACGTTTACA ATTGAGGTGCTATGGAGCAAAGGAGAAAAAACACTACCTCTTCTCTACCCCCTCCTTATCAAGGGAAGAAACCTCTACCGTTTCAAGACAATGAGGCAG AGGTGGGATGATGAAGAGAATAGGAGAAAAGTTTTGCAGGAGAAACATGCAAGAGGATCCTTTGCACGATTTTCTCGAGATAATAGGATCCAGGAGAAGATGCTGAAAAAAGACAGATTGGACCG GATTCAGAAGAAAAGTAGTAGTAAAACG GAAACAATCCTCAAAGAGATGCCAGTAAGTGGGCCTGGACCTCATCTATGGATGAGGTTTGATAAACCAACTACTACAAAGCATCAATCATTTGCTGTTCAACTGCACAAGATTCAGCATCTACGATCATTGCAGCACAATCTAAATTCGGTCGAATCAAATGATCCGAAACAAGCAACAAGTTTCAAGGAAAATCTAGAAGAATGGCCTGGACGACATCTGAATATGAGGTCTGATAAGCCTATCATGCCTGAGAATCAGAACTCTTTTCACCAAGGTTCGAAGCAAACTTCAGGTGGCTTTCAGCATCATCAGATCACTTGTGGAACATTGCATAAACAGAATTATCTCCCGGACATGCACCAGTTGCACCGTCATCACCAGTATCGACTACCTCAACAGAGAGCATGCTCCTCCCATCACATGCAACCTTTGGTTAGTGTGAATTCTTTCCACCAGATTCCACCGAAGAGGCAATATCCTATAAGAGACAGAGAATCATGTCGCTTCTATCGCCAAGGAAGGTGTTATTTTGGAGTAGAATGCAAATATGTGCATGACAATTAG
- the LOC135588591 gene encoding zinc finger CCCH domain-containing protein 62-like isoform X2 yields MAALRELKPLEDVAGPRDEEDNNDVDADECSSEEEEEEEGKLDCDLCGTDDSEEDPTFDVLEETRSALSSISLEKSKCRKTRKGDGENGSDCPMVEIPELDAKDRKCFEVVEKLIKDGQMEKLKVDQCKVYLRKYGLRLTGKKDTLIGRIREHLEIKDGGGERKYPISSFVVNCKGDACTGDVVMFEQNVYEMFSIASRSATGPPCGIRLVAGRIVKESYGAAKQQHTFTIEVLWSKGEKTLPLLYPLLIKGRNLYRFKTMRQRWDDEENRRKVLQEKHARGSFARFSRDNRIQEKMLKKDRLDRIQKKSSSKTVGKKGILSQVDPFRAAVVEQHKLQHGQPPQQSLNSVDLNFMQETILKEMPHNLNSVESNDPKQATSFKENLEEWPGRHLNMRSDKPIMPENQNSFHQGSKQTSGGFQHHQITCGTLHKQNYLPDMHQLHRHHQYRLPQQRACSSHHMQPLVSVNSFHQIPPKRQYPIRDRESCRFYRQGRCYFGVECKYVHDN; encoded by the exons ATGGCCGCCCTTCGTGAGCTCAAACCATTGGAAGATGTAGCGGGTCCTCGAGATGAAGAAGACAATAATGATGTTGATGCAGATGAATGTtcttcggaggaggaggaggaagaagagggaaagtTGGATTGCGACTTGTGCGGGACGGATGATTCCGAGGAAGATCCTACGTTTGATGTCCTGGAGGAGACGCGATCGGCCCTTTCAAGTATCTCTCTCGAGAAATCCAAGTGTCG GAAAACGAGAAAAGGGGATGGAGAAAATGGGTCGGATTGCCCCATGGTGGAGATTCCGGAGCTCGACGCGAAGGATAGGAAATGTTTCGAGGTTGTCGAGAAGCTTATCAAAG ATGGCCAGATGGAGAAACTTAAAGTCGATCAGTGCAAGGTCTATCTGAGGAAATATGGGCTGAGGTTAACAGGAAAGAAGGACACCCTCATAGGGCGAATCAGAGAGCACCTAGA GATCAAAGACGGTGGTGGAGAAAGAAAGTATCCGATTTCTAGCTTTGTGGTTAATTGCAAAG GTGATGCCTGCACTGGGGATGTGGTGATGTTTGAGCAGAATGTATATGAAAT GTTTAGCATTGCATCAAGAAGTGCCACAGGTCCCCCTTGTGGTATAAGGTTAGTAGCCGGCAGGATTGTGAAGGAAAGCTATGGCGCAGCCAAGCAGCAACACACGTTTACA ATTGAGGTGCTATGGAGCAAAGGAGAAAAAACACTACCTCTTCTCTACCCCCTCCTTATCAAGGGAAGAAACCTCTACCGTTTCAAGACAATGAGGCAG AGGTGGGATGATGAAGAGAATAGGAGAAAAGTTTTGCAGGAGAAACATGCAAGAGGATCCTTTGCACGATTTTCTCGAGATAATAGGATCCAGGAGAAGATGCTGAAAAAAGACAGATTGGACCG GATTCAGAAGAAAAGTAGTAGTAAAACGGTAGGAAAAAAGGGAATTCTCAGCCAAGTTGATCCATTTCGAGCAGCTGTTGTTGAACAACATAAGCTTCAACATGGACAACCACCTCAGCAGAGTCTAAACTCAGTCGACTTGAATTTTATGCAGGAAACAATCCTCAAAGAGATGCCA CACAATCTAAATTCGGTCGAATCAAATGATCCGAAACAAGCAACAAGTTTCAAGGAAAATCTAGAAGAATGGCCTGGACGACATCTGAATATGAGGTCTGATAAGCCTATCATGCCTGAGAATCAGAACTCTTTTCACCAAGGTTCGAAGCAAACTTCAGGTGGCTTTCAGCATCATCAGATCACTTGTGGAACATTGCATAAACAGAATTATCTCCCGGACATGCACCAGTTGCACCGTCATCACCAGTATCGACTACCTCAACAGAGAGCATGCTCCTCCCATCACATGCAACCTTTGGTTAGTGTGAATTCTTTCCACCAGATTCCACCGAAGAGGCAATATCCTATAAGAGACAGAGAATCATGTCGCTTCTATCGCCAAGGAAGGTGTTATTTTGGAGTAGAATGCAAATATGTGCATGACAATTAG